Part of the Harpia harpyja isolate bHarHar1 chromosome 16, bHarHar1 primary haplotype, whole genome shotgun sequence genome, TGTTTAAAGATTATATTCCACTGAAAAGGCACAGTGATAACATGACATACCCAAGTATAATCGGAGCACTTCAAGAATGGCCATAATGAAAAGCAATGCAAGATCAGGAGCTAAAAAATCATCCGGGTAACTGAAAACTTGACCTGTAGAATAACACAGTGTAAATAAGCCAGGAAAATACAGTAGGCATACCGACAAACCACAACCGTGTCATAAGCACACAGCCTACTTCTGTGTTAGAATATGTGCAACTTACTTTTATAAACAATCATTGCAAGAGTCGCCAAGAAGTAAAAGATGTAATAAATCCCATTTACATAAAATAGAATCTGTAAAGGAACAGATGACAGCTGATAACTGTTATTAAGGATTTGTCATAGCAATGAGGTGGGATCCATTTCATAAAGTTACCATTTCCCAGTAACCTCAAAATATACTGCTGTGCCTTTTTATACTAAATGGTTCAACTATGACTGGCCTACTGGTAGGGTTCAGAAAGTAACTTGAGATTGCAAATACCAAGAGTTAGGATAAAAGCTTGCTGTTTCAGGTTTGGCtttagttactttttaaaaaaattttatttggtATGTAGTGGGGCATTCGTTAGCCTAAGGAAAtgaggtggggggggtgtccatgtGTGCATTTCCCCAAACAACTTCTATACCTGTTAGTCAGCCTTAAGCAAGTTGACAGAGGGTTGGCAGACTCCAATACATCAAATTCCTGCAAGTTTTTGAAAATAGGTGGCTCTGTGAAGCAGACAGGCCCTATTACTGCTCACCTGATGAAAAGTCTGAAAGCTGTGCTCTTTGTTACGTGTCTGAGAAAGGCCATGAGCTCAGCTTTGAGATGTAAATTCCTAAGAAACAGACTCCCTTAATTCACTGCTTACCAAACTAACTGTTGTATACTGTGAGATAATATTTAGCTCTAGTTATTTGTCTGTCTATGTGGATCCACTGCCAAGGTATTTGAGAGCGCCACAATTCTTAATACATCCTCAAAATGCCCCTGAAGGACAGGGAATATGGCACATACTGTTGTACAAATAGGGAGAAATTACTTGCAGGCTCAGGACAGACTCATCTCACCTGTAGCCATCCCAAGATGACAGCCACCCTGAAGTTATGCCTTGAGTCTGAATTAGTCGCCTGGGCTCCCTGTGGAGTCAGCGGAGATGAGCACCTTCCTAGCCAAGCAGCTCCCGAGCAGGGTGGGATGAACTATTGTCTGGTATTAAACCATGCCAGCTCCCTCTCGGACTGCAACAGGAGTTGAAATGCCTAGCTTATAGGAGGTACCTCACAGTTAGATGTCTTCAAGAGCCCACCCACCCCCACGGATAGGCACAATTCCTATATAGCAGGTACATACACACTGAAGGAATGATTTTCTCTTGAGGCACAGCAGCATGTTATTAATGCAATATAGGAGACACGCGTGGGACATTCTGGGGCTCACCACCACGTGGAGAAGTTGGAATGTGGCTCCAAGAATGCAGAAAGTTTGGCCATTCATATGTATTTTTGATAACCATATGATACCAAATGCCTTTCTTAGCCTTAAATAATACAACATAATTTATATAAGGAAGTTATCAGTGCAGATTTCATTATTTCCACATCTGTCTTTCTATACTCAAAATATTCTTtatcctcccctctctcccctaGCCCTTCTGAAAtcttctgagtatctccaagcaGAGACTTCATCCCAGGCATCTTGTACAGGAACTGCCCATCCAGTTTCTGAACAGAGCACCCACCCACACACGGTGGATATATTCCAGTTCCCAGAGAAGctcattttattaaaacagaaccaggtttttgtgtttttccagttgaAGGAAGGTGGAGCAAAAAATTACTAGATAGGTTCTAAGCATGGAAATCTCTGAAGCCAAGGGTGTCTCCTCTTAGGACGTTACTTAGATCTTGGCAGGAGTAAAGGTAGGGTGAATTAACATGAGAGAAGAGGAAGTACTACTGAAAGCTGCTTTTACTACCTCTTGTCGGCTGTGTCAGCTGTCTGTGAGGTGTGCTATGTGGGGTTTGTGTCCATCAGTCCACAAATCCAATTTTTAGCCTTGCTTCCTAAGGAAATGAGAGTTATGTGATCATAAAAGTGGCTGCCAGCCCTCTGTCAAGACTGCAGGGTGGGTTAAAGGGGTTTCTGCATGAGTGGAAGCCAATCAGGGCAAAATCTCAGCTAAACCCCAGCTAATGCTGCAAAAAAACATCTTCCcttggaagaaatgttttaccaGTTTTACTTCATATGGATGGTGCTGATGATGGAAAactcagaaacacaaaaatagCCTTGTGCAGATTTATTAGGCAGGAAGATGTGAATGCATTTCAGCCAGTCTTTCTGAAGATTCCCCCATGTGAGGGATGAAAGGTACAAAAAGGATACAACTGACGAAGTTCCTCCTTTCcattgagaaggaaaaaataaagagaagaaaataaatatttactgaaagTGCTGCAGAAACATTCAAACAACTGATGTTACTACAGAGGTCAAGCATGCTTGTAGAAATTTTTGTCTCAGTTCACTGGAAGACTTACTATTTTCTCACATCATGCAGTTCAGGTTCcataaataactttttcaaatacATGAATTCTAAAGTAATCTAGGGGAAATCCCTGTTGTGAAGTGTCACTTTCACTGAGGAACTCATCTCTTTCAAAACATAAAGAAGTACACAGGCATTACCTAGAACTTGTTTATCCTGTCCTTTCACAGCAGATGACACTTCATCCCCTCTAACTATGCAGGAACAAGGGAAACATGCAAGGGAACCAGAATGtaccatttgtttttaaattgtgagAAAGCATTCATGTAGAGCACAGGGCTCCCCGGTTCCTGTAAATAACATCCTTCCAAACCGGTTCCCTTCAAAAGCAAAGTCATTCTGTGTAAAACCTTAGTATGTTCTGATCACCCACAGAAATCATACCAAATATTTTCTATAAGCTAACCAATacattgtactttttttttttctgcaaaaacacagataaaattcCCTTGCAACATGATGGCACTGACCTACTAAAGTACCTCTTAAGTAACTCATTAATATTCTTAGCCTCTTTCAGACACATGAGGAATTAAAAAGTTACGATCTCTGTTTCACAGAGAGTAAAACTCTGTGAAAGGCTGTTTCATCCATCTTCTCAAAGACAGCTCATTATCATCAAATCAGTGGGACATACTCACCTCACCATCTTCGTCTCTGGGCTTCTTGAGGTTAATGTCCTCATCACCTAATAGTTTTATGCAGTTGGGCCCAAATTAATCCCCACTAACTTTAGGCACCTAATTAAGGTGTCCAATCTGGGAATGCAGTGGAAATAGGCAAGCAATTTTAGAAGGTGATTCATACTGTCTATGATCTGAAATTCCTCCTGGATGTGCTTCATCTCCTCTCCACATTCTGTAAAGGGACTATAGGCTCCTAACAGACTTGTCCCTTCACTTAGCCAAAATGCGTTTTGAtgaatgcttgctttctttttgcagaatGGGAGTTAAAGGTTTCATTACACATCGTGTTCTGCAGTGACTAATGGTTAAAGATGTGTTTGTATTTATACGCTGGTATAAACCCTCATGCAAAAGTAACGCCTTGTGTCAAGATGATGTGCTTCCTTTCTTGCACAGCAGTAAGGAGATGTCtccattttaaagttattttagaCTGTGAAGCAGGATGTTAATTTGAAATACCACAACTGCATGTGCAGACGTGTTATTATTCCGCAAGAAGCGTCTGGATATGAACTCTTTCTGTATAACCACACACTAAGCTATACCAGCGTAGCCTCATCCACCCTGGGTAGCTACACTGCCATGATGCCAGTGGTGTAATTAGAGTAGTATGATTTTACCGTACAGGCAACCCCTAGTGAATTCCCTAATAGCAGTTCcccaactttatttttaaacttttttttaaaaataatttccacaagAGGGCACTGACCACATTCCTGCATCTGTTCCAAGGCGGGATTTGATAGCCACTATTATTTAGAACATGCTGCCTCCCCCTGAGCAACAGGAGACATTTCACACAGGTTAAACATTTAAACCCCACAACATGCCTGTGAAAGGGATACTGCAGTTAAGTAGTAATTATTATGCCATCTGAATATATAATTTCAGGTGTAACAGTAGGCTGCTAATCCCAACACCCTGAGATCATCTCACTGGTAGGATTAATGAAGTCTGCATTGCTGCTGGGggaatttttaaattgaaagtaAGCATTctggcacaggaaaaaaaaagcacagtaacaattttaaagcatttatatGAAGCACACGAACTTGCAGCAGCAAGAACAGCATTCTGCTAAGGGGGGCATTTGCATTAGTGAGACCTGGCATAGTGACTTTCCACTGCGTGCAGGTTGGCATGTGATTTCTGCCTATTGGAAAGCTTGTACagtccagaagaaaacaaagtgtaACGCCACTTGTTTCCTGTTGTATAAATTCTTTCATGTAGGAGGGTAACTCCCAGGCAACAAGGTAGTTGTTGTGCTTGGGGTGAGTATGGATTGTGAGCGTGAGTCTTTCCAAGCGGCTCACATACCCAACCTGGTTTTTAGGAGGGCGGCAGCTATCCACTGCGCGGGCTGGAGTCCGTCTGCACGTACACATGCCTCCACTACCAGTCCTGCTCTCAGACAGCCCTTGAACCAAATCCTGCTGACTTTTCTGGACAGTTTTGTAGAGAACAGCTACAGACCACGCTCCAGTGAAGTGTTTTATACAACAAAAGCCTGACTACTTATCCAGGCTGCTCCTTATTTTAGAAATGACTGTGAGTGATGCTGTGCACGCTTACTTGAGGTAGAACACAGCCCATTTTCTaaaaaacctggatttttttaatgccaaaactGTATTAAAAGCATGCAGTAGCTATAGTTAACACTACCCAGTGCACCTCATTACACAAACTTGTTTTTAGGACTTCGGCAAACGCTAATTGTTCAAGCCAAAGTTTTCAAAACCGGCTTTGTCTACCTAGGGCTGAAATTTACATTTTGCGGGGGGAAACCCTTGACCTGTTTGAAAGAAGTGGAAATTAATCATTTTGACCACACTAATGAAgagctcccctcctcccccgaATCCCAGTGGTTCATAATTTGAAGCAAAGACTTCAATTTTCAAGGGGCGTCACTCGGCCTCAGGAAAGCGATTTGCCTGTGGAAAGGCATAAGCGCCAAGCCCCTGCTCACGCTGACACAGGGCCCGCAGCTGCCGGGATTCACCTCAGCGTGTCGGGGCTGTCGCGATATGGCTATCGGGCCGGACTCGGCGCCGAGGCCTAGCTCGACCTCGGCCCCCGCCTGGGGAGGCGAGAGCTAACCTCTAACACTGTGGGAAACAGCCACTCCCGGTCACCCTCCGCCCCGCCGGGACATCCGCGGGGAAAAGGCCTGTCGGTATCGATGGCACCGCGCCGCTCACCTCGCCTCACAACGGCCATCTTGgcgcccctcccccgccgcccgccaGTCCTCCAGCGTCCCGGCAGCCTGCGCGCCGCGACCGTTCGTCCGCGCGCGCCTGGGAGGAGCTCGctgcacaccccccccctccccacccccccaccccgccccctcTGCCTTCGGGTGAGATCGGAGCGCTCGGCCCGGTTCGGTCGCTTTCGGGCGGATTCGGGCTCTGCCCGTTCGGGCGTCTCCGTTCGGGCCGGCGAAGGGGAATTCGGACGCGATCGGAGAGGACTCGGAACAGATCGGCTTTCCTCGCGCCCGCCTCACCCGCCTTCGGGCAGGATCGGAAAAGACTCGGGCGAGCTCGGGATTCTTCGACCCTCTGGGCCGGACCGCTCGGGGACTCGGCCCTGTTCGGGCGCGCTCGGCTTCCCCAGCCGATCTGTCAGGTATCGCTTCGGGCCGCGCTTCCACGGACTCGGCCGGGCTCGGCTGCGTCCTGCCTTGGGATTGGCCAGCCAGCAGGAAACGCGGGCCCCGCTCGTCGGGAACCATCGATCGCCTTCGGACGAGGCCTGGGAAGACTCGGGACACTTCGGGCACCATCGGAAGCGGTTCGGAAACGCTCGATTCCGCCCGGGCAACACCTTCGGAAGCACTCGGGCGAGCTCGGCACCCCTCGGCCGCCCGCCGAAAAGCGCTCCAGTGACCTCGGAGGAccggaccaccccccccccccccaccaccccgccgccccccccttccccccccgcgGGACCCTCCTCAGCGGCGGccttcggggcgggggggggggggagcggcgggcatTGGGGCCCGCTCGGGCGGGCTCggctcccccccgcccgccggccgcctcGGATGGAGGACGCCGACTCGGCGGCGAAACAGCTGGGCTTagcggaggcggcggcagcggcggcggcggcagccgcagTGGCGGCTGCGGAAAGaccccaacagcagcagcaacagcagcagccgtcGCCGCAGCGAGCGGCGGCCTCGGACTCAGACTCGGAGGCGGAGCCGGagcccgaggaggaggaggcggcggcggcggcgcaggtgACTGCGGTGACGGTGATGGCGGCAGATGCCGAGCACATCGAGATGGGAACCGAGCCCTTACCGAGCGCCGACgaggccgctgccgccgccttcGCAGGTCAGGGCGGGCGGACTGCGCATGCgcagctcccctcagcccccaccCCCCGTCGCCTCAGCCCCGGCGGCAGCGTTTTCCCGCCCCGGCCGCTCTGCCCGGGGCTGACGGGGAAGGTCCTGCCCCGCAGTGGGTGCTCCCTGCCCCTCGGCCCCCACAGACACCTCTGGAGGTCGGGTCTGCCGGGGTTggagccggcagccccggccGTTGGTTCATCCCCCCCGGCTCCCTGCAGCGCTGCCGCCTGTCTGGCCTACACATGCAGTCATTTACCTCAGCGGGTGAGGTGAAGAAATGGCGGGTCCGAGCTGAGGCTTGAGTCACCCCCGCGCGCTTAGGAAATTACACGCTCCTCGCTTCTACACTCCATAACGTAAAGTAAAATGAGCAAGAGATGCTTTTGTGCATCCAGAATTACGTTGACCCTCTGTCCCGTGAACAAAGTGCCCCGAAACGTGCAGAATTTTGAAGGCAAGCTCCGATAGGCAGAGAATTTCAGAGCCCTTCATACCTAGATGGGTATCTCCATGTGAggttcagtgttgttttttcacTCTTGGCCCGTGTGTGGTACTGCAAAACCTCTGATTTTAGCTACGCAATCAGATACGCTACACATCATAGAAACATGTGGCTGTAAGTTTGGACGGTTTTTAACCAGGCCAAGCGCATAGGTAATGGCTCCCTAGAAATTAATATATGGCAGAGAGAGAGGCAGTTGTCCTCTTTATCTTGATGTTTGCCAGCCACCCctcttttaataaaaagcatcACAGTTTGAGTTTTTTTTAGTACAGATGCAATATTCATTTTTCCCTTAGTTCATCCCATGCTGATAACTACTGTTGCGGTCACAAGGAGGTTAAAGCACATTCAGCCCAAAGCTTAATAAAAATCAGTATGATTGTGTTTATAACAACTTAAAGTTgtcatgtaaaataaaattaattttgaataggAAGAAGGAAATGCAATTATATTTTATGATGTTTAGCTGTCTTACCAGGCTCTCTGGATACAGCAGAATGTTAACTCCATGTCTGGTTTACATTTCAGAAGTTACCACAGTGACAGTAGCCAACGTTGGTGCCTCCGCAGACAATGTTTTCACTACATCAGTGGCAAATGCAGCTTCAATTTCAGGACATGTGCTGGTAAGTCTGTTCTTTCATTTGAGGGCCTTAGCAAAGTCCCATGTACTTTCTTAGTGTAAATGAAGAGCTCAGTTTGTGTTCAAGCTGTAGTAAGGTCAAAGATACGTTTTTGTTGCAGTATACAGGCTTTAAGCCACAAAATGGTTAGCTGGGGGACATACAGTTTTTTCTTTATCACTTCAAGAGGTTTTTTACCTTTCCACCCCCATATACTCATTCTGTAATGGAACGGATGACCTAGAACATGTAAGCTTTGAATTTGGTTGGCTGAAACCTCAAAAACTAACCTAATAACTGCCATACCGATTGGTGTTTTAGGGTGCCT contains:
- the TMEM80 gene encoding transmembrane protein 80 codes for the protein MAVVRRGGTSSVLSSVPLQILFYVNGIYYIFYFLATLAMIVYKSQVFSYPDDFLAPDLALLFIMAILEVLRLYLGSKGNLTEEEAPLGLSLVITVGSVILSVYFLVWQTYVLKADVIINAILLFTYGLESVLKVIAIAAFVS